From Zingiber officinale cultivar Zhangliang chromosome 5B, Zo_v1.1, whole genome shotgun sequence, the proteins below share one genomic window:
- the LOC121987666 gene encoding protein DROOPING LEAF-like produces MDSVSPAEHLCYVRCTYCNTVLAVGVPCKRMMDTVTVKCGHCNHLSFLSPRPIQQPLTLTEHPMNQLQGPCSDCLRVSPAPSWFSGEPMIQKPPFVVKPPEKKHRMPSAYNRFMKEEIQRIKAVQPDIPHREAFSMAAKNWAKCDPRCSTMASTSEGKKLAPISELERNNNNYRMESSKVHNHVEKKD; encoded by the exons ATGGACTCTGTCTCTCCCGCTGAGCACTTGTGCTACGTGCGTTGCACCTACTGCAACACTGTTCTTGCG GTTGGGGTTCCATGCAAGAGGATGATGGACACAGTCACTGTGAAGTGTGGCCACTGCAACCATCTCTCCTTTCTTAGCCCTAGACCCATCCAGCAACCCTTAACTCTCACTGAACATCCAATGAACCAGCTTCAG GGGCCTTGTTCTGATTGCCTGAGGGTTTCCCCGGCGCCATCGTGGTTCTCCGGTGAACCAATGATCCAAAAGCCACCCTTTGTTGTGAAAC CTCCTGAGAAGAAACACAGGATGCCTTCTGCTTACAATCGTTTCATGAA GGAGGAGATTCAGAGAATCAAAGCCGTTCAGCCCGACATTCCTCACCGAGAAGCATTCAGCATGGCCGCAAAGAAT TGGGCCAAGTGCGATCCTCGCTGCTCAACAATGGCTTCTACCTCTGAGGGCAAGAAGCTAGCTCCCATTTCAGAACTG GAAAGAAACAACAATAACTACAGAATGGAGAGCTCCAAAGTTCACAATCATGTAGAAAAGAAGGACTAG